From Trichoderma atroviride chromosome 1, complete sequence, one genomic window encodes:
- a CDS encoding uncharacterized protein (EggNog:ENOG41), which yields MSYHLHTVAESKMEANSGVANPYYTGRASHGAANPGTILNHFNGMTLGGMGMPNNGGPIPMGPGHAFMVNSDSQFVLTPVPAAQPMGLGHSNENPYLNFSVAPGGYGTSYVGLSAPLLPFTPGRPGNAQPRVDRGHSDVPGLENRRGSYSTTESAPATPYYGGAFSIVRDYPPRVASLDRSSYTTPSPNATSLAPIETGKPVPIVISDRTIDDLLKKEPVVPKAVPAVFTPPGQMKTLEQSLENRIPGNRNVYIRGLHPTTDDELLYHFTSRFGAVETSKAIIDTNTGACKGFGFAKFYDVRDSELCIRAFHRLGYEIGFARESFNSRLKAEGDDGSTNLYISNLPKSLNEMELATIFLGYHIQSSKILRDSMGNSRGVGFARFDSRDICDEIVRKFNGIGIGEEGLPMNIRYADTPAQKELKRVTAERRQFRTNEYNIGAYGTPLVGLNPALYNQQSQWRRNLPQSRSGLSSSSLEDSVTRSSVIPRGQSGYAYERSTFAKF from the exons ATGTCTTACCATCTCCACACTGTTGCCGAATCCAAAATGGAAGCCAACAGCGGCGTTGCTAATCCTTACTACACCGGCCGAGCCTCTCACGGAGCTGCGAATCCCGGCACAATTCTTAATCACTTCAATGGAATGACGCTCGGCGGCATGGGTATGCCTAACAATGGGGGTCCCATCCCCATGGGACCCGGCCATGCATTCATGGTAAACTCGGATAGCCAATTCGTCCTCACTCCCGTTCCGGCCGCTCAGCCAATGGGGCTTGGTCATTCCAACGAGAACCCATATCTGAATTTCTCAGTTGCTCCAGGCGGCTATGGTACTTCCTACGTCGGCCTTTCTgcgcctctgctgccctTTACCCCTGGCCGCCCTGGTAATGCTCAGCCTCGTGTGGATCGTGGCCACTCTGATGTTCCAGGCCTTGAGAATCGTCGTGGCTCATACTCTACTACAGAGTCTGCCCCTGCCACCCCGTACTACGGCGGTGCATTTTCCATTGTTCGCGACTATCCTCCTCGAGTGGCTAGTCTCGATCGGTCTTCCTATACGACCCCGTCTCCCAACGCTACTAGCCTTGCTCCCATTGAGACTGGCAAACCCGTACCCATTGTCATCTCGGACCGCACCATTGATGATCTTCTCAAGAAGGAGCCGGTTGTTCCCAAAGCTGTGCCAGCTGTCTTCACTCCACCCGGCCAGATGAAGACTCTTGAACAGAGTTTGGAGAATCGCATCCCAGGCAATCGCAATGTGTACATTCGTGGTCTTCATCCCACCACAGACGATGAGCTTCTGTACCACTTTACTTCTCGCTTTGGCGCTGTTGAGACgtccaaggccatcatcgacACTAACACTGGAGCTTGTAAGGG ATTTGGGTTTGCCAAGTTCTATGACGTTCGCGACTCTGAACTGTGCATTCGCGCTTTCCACCGCCTTGGTTACGAGATTGGCTTTGCCCGG GAATCTTTCAACTCTCGACTCAAGGcggaaggagatgatggctcTACTAACCTCTACATCTCCAACCTGCCCAAGAGCTTGAACGAAATG GAACTTGCAACCATATTCCTTGGATACCACATCCAATCCAGCAAGATCCTTCGTGATAGCATGGGAAATAGTCGCGGCGTCGGCTTTGCTCG CTTCGATTCTCGAGACATTTGCGACGAGATCGTTCGAAAGTTCAACGGCATTGGCATCGGCGAGGAAGGCCTTCCAATGAACATTCGTTACGCGGATACCCCAGCTCAGAAAGAGCTCAAGAGAGTCACCGCCGAGCGTCGCCAGTTCCGCACCAATGAGTACAATATTGGCGCCTACGGTACTCCTCTTGTTGGCTTGAACCCTGCCTTGTATAACCAGCAATCTCAATGGCGACGCAATCTGCCCCAGTCTCGAAG CGGCCtgtcgtcctcgtcgctcGAAGACAGCGTGACGCGAAGCTCAGTGATCCCTCGTGGACAATCTGGGTACGCCTATGAACGAAGCACTTTTGCTAAATTCTGA
- a CDS encoding uncharacterized protein (BUSCO:EOG092D28M7) gives MKLDTRAMRHLASEDWRVLTAVETGSKNHEIVPTPLIEKLSRLRGGASGVHRSISSLAKVGLIARVKEAKYDGYRLTYGGLDYLALHTHASRKDVYSVGNRIGVGKESDIMVVADHSGKQCVLKIHRLGRISFRTVKSNRDYLKNKNAQSWMYLSRLAAMKEYAFMNALHEEGFPVPSPIAQSRHTIVMSLIDAFPLRQISEVPDPASLYAELISLILRLASHGLIHGDYNEFNILIKEIKSTAEDGTESIKLEPVIIDFPQMVSMEHVNAEMYFDRDVNCIKRFFLRRFHFTPTQPGPFFKDAKKTVGKDGLKRLDASVEASGFTKKMLKDLEAAIKKKEADKEGQEGAEDEEDEDEDEDSSEEEEDSEADGHEGEGSGSGSGQEGLLSDGLSQSLLQEEPSISKVNKEMAELAV, from the exons ATGAAGTTGGACACCCGAGCAATGCGCCATCTGGCGTCCGAGGACTGGCGAGTTCTCACAGCT GTCGAAACAGGCAGCAAGAACCACGAAATCGTGCCCACCCCTCTAATAGAAAAACTTTCCCGCCTCCGAGGCGGCGCAAGCGGCGTCCACAGGAGCATCTCTTCCCTCGCCAAAGTCGGCCTCATCGCCCGCGTCAAAGAGGCCAAATACGACGGCTACCGCCTGACATACGGAGGCCTCGACTATCTAGCACTACACACGCACGCCAGCCGCAAAGATGTCTACAGCGTCGGTAACCGCATCGGCGTCGGAAAGGAAAGCGACATCATGGTCGTCGCAGATCACTCTGGCAAGCAGTGCGTGTTGAAGATCCATCGCCTAGGACGAATCTCTTTCCGAACGGTCAAATCCAACCGAGACTACCTCAAGAACAAAAATGCCCAATCATGGATGTATCTCTCAAGGCTCGCCGCCATGAAAGAGTACGCCTTTATGAACGCGCTCCACGAGGAAGGCTTTCCCGTGCCGTCACCCATCGCACAATCCAGACATACCATTGTCATGTCCCTCATAGACGCATTCCCTCTTCGACAAATAAGCGAAGTGCCCGACCCAGCCTCTCTCTACGCAGAACTCATCTCGCTCATCCTCCGTCTGGCGAGCCACGGCCTAATCCACGGTGATTACAACGAATTCAACATCTTGATCAAGGAGATTAAGTCAACAGCTGAGGACGGCACAGAGTCTATCAAGCTGGAACCAGTCATTATTGACTTTCCACAGATGGTGTCTATGGAGCATGTGAATGCCGAAATGTACTTTGACCGAGATGTCAACTGTATCAAGCGCTTCTTTTTACGTCGATTCCACTTCACTCCTACGCAGCCCGGGCCTTTCTTCAAAGACGCAAAGAAGACTGTCGGTAAAGATGGTCTCAAGCGGCTAGACGCTTCAGTAGAGGCATCGGGCTTCACCAAGAAGATGCTAAAGGACCTCGAGGCTGCcattaaaaagaaagaggcagACAAGGAGGGGCAAGAGGGtgcagaagacgaagaggatgaagacgaagatgaagacagttcagaggaagaagaggattcAGAAGCAGATGGACATGAAGGAGAGGggagtggcagtggcagtggaCAGGAGGGTTTGCTAAGCGATGGTCTGTCTCAAAGCCTCTTGCAAGAGGAGCCATCCATAAGCAAAGTCAACAAAGAGATGGCAGAGTTGGCAGTATAA
- a CDS encoding uncharacterized protein (TransMembrane:1 (o6-24i)), with protein MAELDTLDILVLGVILLGSIAYFTKGSLWGKQKDPYAAANNANGMAARPARTRNFVEKMDESGKNCIIFFGSQTGTAEDYASRLAKEGKSRFGLETMIADLEEYDFDAMDTLPSDKIAIFVLATYGEGEPTDNAVEFFEYIKEDGVSFSQGDEDAPLSNLNYVAFGLGNNTYEHYNTMVREVDRLLTKLGAHRIGAAGEGDDGAGTMEEDFLAWKDPMWTALAAHMGLEEREAVYEPIFAISDREGLTAESPEVYVGEPNKMHLQNTAKGPFNAHNPYIAPIAESYELFKVKDRNCIHLEFDISGSTLSYTTGDHIAIWPTNAGEEVDRFLRVTGLTDKRGQVVSVKALEPTAKVPFPTPTTFDAIVRYHLEICAPVSRQFVSTLAAFAPNEAVQAEMNRLGNDKDYFHEKTGSQLFNIARLLEHVSNGETWDKIPFSAFIEGLNKLQPRYYSISSSSHVQPKKISVTAVVESSVVMGRKDPFRGVATNYLLALKQKQNGDANPSPFGMTYELHGPRNRYDGIHVPVHVRHSNFKLPSDPAKPIIMIGPGTGVAPFRGFVQERAQQAREGANVGRTMLFFGCRKSTEDFMYEEEFAEYKKALGDKFELVTAFSRETSKKVYVQHRLKERAAEVNELLSQKAFFYVCGDAANMAREVNTVLAQIIAEGRGVSEAKAEEIVKNMRAANQYQEDVWS; from the exons atggcGGAACTGGACACGTTGgacatcctcgtcctcggagTCATCCTTTTGGGAAGCATCGCCTACTTCACAAAGGGCTCGCTCTGGGGCAAGCAGAAGGACCCCTATGCCGCCGCAAACAACGCCAATGGCATGGCCGCCAGGCCTGCCCGGACCAGAAACTTTGTCGAGAAGATGGACGAGTCTGGCAAGAactgcatcatcttctttggctcgcAGACCGGCACCGCTGAGGACTATGCCTCTCGTCTCGCAAAGGAGGGCAAGAGCCGCTTCGGTCTCGAGACCATGATCGCCGACCTGGAAGAATACGATTTCGACGCCATGGATACACTGCCCTCGGACAAaatcgccatcttcgttcTGGCCACCTATGGCGAGGGCGAGCCGACTGACAATGCGGTTGAATTCTTCGAGTACATCAAGGAAGACGGTGTCAGCTTTTCGCAGGGCGACGAAGACGCCCCGCTGAGCAACCTCAACTACGTCGCCTTCGGTCTTGGCAACAACACCTACGAGCACTACAACACCATGGTTAGAGAGGTCGACAGGCTCTTGACCAAGCTGGGCGCCCACCGTatcggcgctgctggcgaagGTGACGATGGCGCTGGCACAATGGAAGAAGACTTTCTGGCTTGGAAGGACCCCATGTGGACTGCTCTCGCTGCCCACATGGGCCTGGAAGAGCGCGAGGCCGTCTACGAGCCAATCTTTGCCATTTCCGACCGTGAAGGCCTGACTGCTGAGTCTCCTGAGGTGTACGTCGGCGAGCCTAACAAGATGCACCTTCAGAACACCGCCAAGGGTCCTTTCAACGCCCACAACCCGTATATTGCCCCCATTGCCGAGTCCTACGAGCTGTTCAAGGTCAAGGACAGGAACTGCATCCACCTGGAATTCGACATCAGCGGCTCGACTCTTTCGTACACTACCGGCGACCACATTGCCATCTGGCCTACCAATGCCGGCGAGGAGGTCGATCGATTCCTGCGCGTTACTGGCCTCACTGACAAGCGCGGCCAAGTCGTCTCTGTCAAGGCTCTCGAGCCCACTGCCAAGGTTCCCTTCCCTACCCCGACAACTTTCGACGCCATCGTCCGTTATCACCTCGAAATCTGTGCTCCCGTCTCTCGCCAATTTGTCTCCACTCTTGCCGCTTTCGCTCCCAACGAGGCCGTCCAGGCCGAGATGAACAGACTGGGTAACGACAAGGACTACTTCCACGAAAAGACCGGCTCTCAGCTCTTCAACATCGCTCGCCTCCTGGAACATGTCAGCAACGGAGAGACCTGGGATAAGATTCCCTTTTCTGCCTTCATCGAAGGCCtgaacaagctgcagccCCGTTACTactccatctcgtcttcctctcaCGTCCAGCCCAAGAAGATTTCCGTTACTGCTGTTGTAGAGTCCTCCGTAGTAATGGGACGAAAGGATCCTTTCCGTGGTGTCGCCACCAACTACCTGCTGGCcttgaagcaaaagcaaaacggAGACGCCAACCCATCGCCCTTTGGTATGACCTACGAACTCCACGGTCCCCGCAACAGGTACGACGGCATTCATGTCCCTGTTCATGTCCGCCACTCCAACTTCAAGCTGCCCTCCGACCCTGCCAAGCCCATCATCATGATTGGTCCCGGAACTGGTGTTGCTCCCTTCAGAGGTTTCGTCCAAGAGAGAGCTCAGCAAGCCCGCGAAGGCGCAAACGTTGGACGCACGATGCTGTTTTTCGGCTGCCGTAAGAGCACAGAGGATTTCATGTACGAGGAAGAGTTTGCG GAATACAAGAAAGCTCTTGGCGACAAATTTGAATTGGTTACTGCCTTTTCTCGAGAGACTTCCAAAAAGGTTTACGTCCAGCACCGTCTCAAGGAGCGAGCCGCCGAAGTCAACGAGCTTCTCTCTCAAAAGGCCTTCTTCTATGTCTGCGGTGATGCCGCTAACATGGCTCGCGAAGTCAACACTGTCCTTGCGCAAATCATTGCCGAGGGCCGTGGTGTGtccgaggccaaggcagaggagaTTGTCAAGAACATGAGAGCAGCAAACCAGTACCAG GAGGATGTCTGGTCATAA